A window from Thiomicrorhabdus sp. encodes these proteins:
- a CDS encoding radical SAM protein, producing ANKALGCKPKEERRISNVVFMGMGEPLLNVRHVFPAARILMDDFAYGLSKRRVTISTAGVVPAIDMIKEEVDVSLAISLHAPNNPLRDILVPINQKYPLEELMPSLHRFVEGGHSKKHVTVEYVMLDKVNDRTEHAQQLAELLKGLACKVNLIPFNPFPNTEYQRSSNNAIHRFREILELAGLNVTVRKTRGDDIDAACGQLAGKVTDRTKRTLHRVEFSN from the coding sequence AGCCAACAAAGCTTTAGGTTGCAAACCGAAAGAAGAGCGCCGGATTTCCAATGTCGTATTTATGGGAATGGGCGAACCTTTGCTGAATGTCCGGCATGTGTTTCCGGCGGCGCGGATTCTGATGGATGATTTCGCTTATGGCTTGTCCAAACGTCGGGTAACCATCAGCACTGCCGGGGTTGTGCCTGCAATCGACATGATCAAAGAAGAAGTGGACGTCAGTCTGGCGATTTCGCTGCATGCACCGAACAATCCGTTAAGAGATATTCTGGTGCCGATTAATCAGAAGTACCCACTGGAAGAATTGATGCCGAGTTTGCATCGATTTGTTGAAGGCGGCCACAGCAAAAAGCATGTTACCGTTGAATACGTCATGCTTGATAAGGTGAATGATCGTACGGAGCATGCACAGCAGCTCGCTGAATTGCTGAAAGGCCTGGCCTGTAAAGTCAACTTGATCCCTTTTAACCCTTTTCCGAATACGGAGTACCAGCGTTCTTCCAATAATGCGATTCACCGTTTTAGAGAGATTCTGGAATTGGCAGGATTGAATGTGACGGTACGTAAGACAAGAGGCGATGATATCGATGCCGCTTGCGGACAGCTGGCAGGAAAAGTGACGGACAGAACAAAAAGAACCTTGCATCGGGTCGAGTTTTCGAATTAA
- a CDS encoding helix-turn-helix domain-containing protein encodes MTEKTIQALPPLGELLVKAREEQSLSLDAVSAQLNLSVERLEKMESDSFDPANLSPFERGYVRNYAKLLGLKDAEFEPYFANNQNISSDLHSVDRYRYSTQKPLVSESLVKFLVALVIVAMLGFLVWLVWPAKQSASDSPDSIQLPTSTEQSAPIRETAE; translated from the coding sequence ATGACTGAGAAAACGATTCAAGCTCTTCCTCCCTTGGGAGAGCTGCTGGTAAAAGCGCGTGAAGAACAGAGTTTAAGTTTGGATGCGGTGTCCGCACAGTTAAATTTGTCCGTCGAGCGTCTCGAAAAGATGGAGAGTGACTCTTTCGATCCGGCCAATTTATCTCCGTTTGAACGAGGTTATGTGCGGAACTATGCCAAATTGCTCGGTTTAAAAGACGCCGAGTTCGAGCCATATTTTGCTAATAATCAGAATATCAGCAGTGATTTACACTCGGTTGATCGTTATCGTTACTCGACGCAAAAGCCGCTGGTGAGCGAATCTTTGGTCAAATTTCTGGTTGCGCTGGTGATTGTGGCGATGCTTGGCTTCCTTGTCTGGCTAGTCTGGCCAGCGAAACAATCGGCTTCCGATTCGCCCGACAGTATTCAGTTGCCGACGAGCACTGAACAGTCTGCGCCGATACGCGAGACTGCAGAATAA
- the hisS gene encoding histidine--tRNA ligase produces the protein MTKQISAIRGMNDIFAADADAFDFLISTAEDTLRQYGYRSIRLPIVEKTQLFARSIGEVTDIVEKEMYTFEDRNGESLTLRPEGTAGCVRAVIQNGLAHNQIQKLYYTGPMFRYERPQKGRYRQFHQFGVEVFGLQGPDIDAELIVLSARLWERLGLDNLELQLNSLGNQQARAEYREILVEYLTEHKEKLDEDSLRRLDTNPLRVLDSKNPDMADIVADAPKLIDHLDEESVEHFEKLKTHLDDLGIEYVVNPNLVRGLDYYNRTVFEWVTTELGAQGTVCAGGRYDGLVEQIGGKPTPAVGFAMGIERLAALLMDHEKVPAQAQPDIYMVLVGEGTDRPGMVISEMIRDAMPNLKIQMNMGGGSFKSQFKKADKSGASYAIVLGESEVQERKVALKPLRLDEEQQMVEWDDLCDHLANLYS, from the coding sequence ATGACAAAGCAAATTTCGGCCATTCGAGGCATGAATGATATTTTTGCGGCCGATGCGGATGCGTTTGATTTTTTAATTTCCACTGCGGAAGACACCTTGAGACAATATGGCTATCGTTCAATTCGTCTGCCGATTGTCGAAAAAACCCAGCTTTTTGCACGTTCGATCGGCGAAGTGACTGATATCGTGGAAAAAGAAATGTATACCTTTGAGGATCGTAACGGAGAGAGTCTGACTTTGCGTCCGGAAGGAACCGCCGGTTGTGTTCGTGCCGTGATTCAAAACGGTTTAGCGCATAACCAGATTCAGAAGCTTTACTATACCGGACCGATGTTTCGTTATGAACGGCCTCAAAAAGGGCGTTACCGTCAGTTTCATCAATTCGGCGTGGAAGTGTTTGGACTTCAAGGGCCGGATATTGATGCGGAATTGATTGTGTTGTCGGCTCGTTTGTGGGAACGCCTCGGCCTGGATAATCTGGAGTTGCAATTAAATTCTCTGGGGAATCAGCAGGCGAGAGCGGAGTACCGTGAAATTCTGGTCGAGTATTTGACGGAACATAAAGAAAAATTGGATGAGGACAGCTTACGCCGCCTGGATACGAATCCTTTACGAGTGCTGGACAGTAAGAATCCGGACATGGCCGACATCGTAGCCGACGCACCTAAGTTGATCGACCATCTGGATGAAGAATCGGTCGAACATTTTGAAAAACTTAAAACGCATCTGGATGATCTCGGAATCGAATATGTTGTAAACCCGAATCTGGTTCGCGGTCTGGATTATTACAATCGTACTGTTTTTGAATGGGTGACCACAGAACTTGGGGCTCAGGGAACGGTTTGTGCCGGTGGACGTTATGATGGGCTGGTTGAGCAGATCGGCGGCAAGCCGACGCCGGCAGTCGGATTTGCAATGGGCATAGAACGCTTGGCGGCCTTGTTGATGGATCACGAAAAAGTCCCGGCACAGGCGCAGCCCGATATTTACATGGTGCTGGTTGGCGAAGGTACGGATCGTCCGGGAATGGTGATTTCGGAAATGATTCGCGATGCCATGCCCAACCTGAAAATTCAAATGAATATGGGCGGCGGAAGTTTCAAAAGTCAGTTTAAAAAAGCTGATAAATCTGGCGCGTCTTATGCCATCGTTCTTGGAGAAAGTGAAGTGCAGGAGCGCAAAGTTGCGCTTAAGCCTCTGCGCTTGGATGAAGAACAACAAATGGTTGAGTGGGATGATCTGTGTGATCACCTTGCGAACTTGTATTCATAA
- a CDS encoding tetratricopeptide repeat protein — protein MSRYETEEEQIDAIKSWWKKNGNAIVTSVLVVAVAVAGWRYWQNNTYVNAANASSIYEVLQLNSEQGKFGEVSREALKLEQEQPDSPYAWGAALLHAKFSFEKGDMDTAESQLQWVIDQAKDAEIRRVAQLRLLRLSIDQDKNDQANALVQALQAEKLTDQEAAYLEYVKGLFALKLDRKEEARSAFQTVLDNNGAEQNLRGLAQIQLDDLS, from the coding sequence ATGAGCCGTTATGAAACGGAAGAAGAGCAGATTGACGCCATCAAATCCTGGTGGAAGAAAAACGGTAATGCGATTGTCACTTCGGTGTTAGTGGTCGCCGTAGCTGTCGCCGGTTGGCGTTATTGGCAGAATAATACCTATGTCAATGCGGCCAATGCATCTTCGATCTATGAAGTTTTGCAACTAAACAGTGAACAAGGTAAGTTCGGCGAAGTTTCCCGTGAAGCGCTGAAATTGGAACAAGAGCAACCGGACAGTCCTTATGCATGGGGTGCAGCCTTATTGCACGCTAAATTCAGTTTTGAAAAAGGCGATATGGACACTGCCGAATCTCAACTGCAGTGGGTCATTGATCAGGCCAAGGATGCCGAAATCCGCCGGGTAGCTCAATTGCGCCTGTTGAGACTGTCTATCGATCAAGATAAAAACGATCAGGCAAATGCTTTGGTTCAAGCGCTGCAAGCGGAAAAGTTGACGGATCAGGAAGCTGCTTACCTTGAATATGTCAAGGGTCTGTTTGCATTGAAGTTGGATCGAAAAGAAGAAGCGCGTAGCGCCTTCCAAACGGTTTTGGATAATAATGGTGCCGAGCAGAATCTGCGTGGATTGGCACAGATTCAGTTAGATGATCTGAGTTAA
- the bamB gene encoding outer membrane protein assembly factor BamB, whose translation MKIRLLLLSAVLLGGCSSNANLPEPTPLVPLESPYSLHKNWEVSLSALPNLDARGLAFAEDEQAVYIANSDGHVIALHKENRSRWTDQVEWQTRFDDHVVSGPTLFGDELLIGTSKGLLKSLSKETGALLWQRQLSSEVISRPIVSGGKIYTRTVDGKLYALNLEDGSVIWVNENQVPKLSLRGSPDLLVVEDYVFAAWESGVVQALSAITGELLWETRVASPKGRTDLERMIDIQANLVLKDNRLYALGFHGKLAAINPMNGEFFFVKNLSGYRDFVADDKALYAVDDEGVMQAFDLMTGAPLWKQAAFKQRLVGDLHLYGDQLLLSDGWGYLHWVNKLQGIEYARAKHSNEYGEGERILKVMVDGKRLYVFDGDGLVTSYNVVPSELSRFHSELAGNKQKAETE comes from the coding sequence ATGAAAATTCGCTTGTTGTTGCTTTCCGCCGTGTTATTGGGTGGTTGTTCGTCGAATGCAAACTTGCCGGAACCGACACCGCTGGTTCCGCTGGAATCACCTTATTCTCTGCATAAAAACTGGGAAGTTTCTCTGTCGGCTTTGCCGAATCTGGATGCGCGCGGTTTGGCGTTTGCCGAAGACGAGCAGGCCGTTTATATTGCCAACAGTGATGGTCATGTGATCGCGTTACATAAGGAAAACCGCAGTCGATGGACCGATCAGGTCGAATGGCAGACGCGTTTTGACGACCATGTTGTTTCCGGCCCGACCCTGTTTGGTGACGAATTACTGATCGGTACTTCGAAAGGACTGTTGAAATCCTTGTCGAAAGAGACCGGCGCCTTACTTTGGCAGAGACAGTTGTCGAGCGAGGTGATCAGTCGGCCGATTGTTTCCGGCGGTAAAATTTATACCCGTACGGTTGACGGTAAGCTGTATGCTTTGAACCTGGAAGACGGCTCGGTGATTTGGGTCAATGAAAATCAGGTTCCGAAACTGTCTTTGCGCGGTTCACCGGATTTACTGGTTGTGGAGGATTACGTTTTTGCTGCTTGGGAATCGGGTGTGGTGCAGGCACTGTCGGCCATTACCGGTGAGTTGCTGTGGGAAACTCGTGTTGCTTCGCCGAAAGGCCGTACCGATCTCGAACGTATGATCGATATCCAGGCTAATCTGGTTTTGAAAGATAATCGTCTGTATGCGCTTGGTTTTCACGGAAAACTGGCGGCGATCAACCCGATGAATGGTGAGTTCTTTTTTGTTAAAAATCTTTCCGGTTACCGTGATTTCGTAGCAGATGATAAAGCGTTGTACGCTGTGGACGATGAAGGTGTGATGCAGGCCTTTGATTTGATGACCGGAGCCCCTCTATGGAAGCAGGCTGCCTTTAAGCAGCGCTTGGTGGGTGATTTGCATTTGTATGGCGATCAATTACTGCTTTCCGACGGTTGGGGGTATTTGCACTGGGTGAATAAATTGCAGGGCATTGAGTATGCTCGCGCCAAGCACAGCAACGAATACGGCGAAGGCGAACGTATTTTGAAAGTGATGGTCGATGGCAAGCGTCTGTATGTCTTTGACGGCGATGGACTGGTGACCAGTTATAATGTCGTACCTTCGGAATTAAGCCGTTTTCACAGCGAACTGGCGGGAAACAAACAAAAGGCGGAGACTGAATGA
- the der gene encoding ribosome biogenesis GTPase Der, translating to MSKPVIALVGRPNVGKSTLFNRLTRSRDAIVADYPGLTRDRQYGTGRVGSAPYIVVDTGGLSGETEGVDPLMAGQVSAALEEADAILFLVDGRQGLIPADEVIANYIRLFDKPVQILVNKAEGYDHALAKSEFFQLGLGEPIAISSAHGDNVAYAIDRVLASLPEKADTDEFEADEHPGIRVAVIGRPNVGKSTLINRMIGEERVVAFDMPGTTRDSIFVPFKRDEQDYTLIDTAGVRRRKNIKEKIEKFSIVKAMEAMEASHVVILVIDGSEGLTDQDLTLLGLAIESGRGLVLAINKWDNLSSDQRQWVKNELSFRLQFADYAKQHLISALHGTGVGDLFKTIQAVHSAAFKRVSTSDLNRVLEQAVLEHQPPLIGGRRVKLRYAHLGGLNPPRVIVHGNQVDKLPQAYSKYLINVFRKAFKWIGTPVSVEFKASENPFEGRKNKQKSRTANKKDESAFGAMKKIKKKKQPKRRQ from the coding sequence ATGAGTAAGCCGGTTATTGCGCTGGTCGGTCGTCCTAATGTTGGTAAATCGACGCTGTTCAATCGTTTGACGCGCAGTCGCGATGCGATTGTTGCCGATTACCCCGGGTTGACCCGGGATCGCCAGTACGGAACAGGGCGCGTCGGTTCTGCTCCCTACATCGTAGTGGATACTGGCGGTTTAAGCGGTGAAACCGAAGGTGTCGATCCGCTAATGGCAGGTCAGGTCAGTGCTGCTTTGGAAGAGGCCGATGCGATTTTGTTTCTGGTCGACGGGCGTCAGGGATTGATCCCGGCGGATGAAGTGATTGCAAATTACATTCGTCTGTTCGATAAACCGGTGCAGATTCTGGTTAATAAGGCGGAAGGCTATGATCATGCTTTGGCAAAGTCGGAATTTTTCCAGCTTGGTCTTGGAGAGCCGATCGCCATTTCTTCGGCTCATGGTGATAATGTGGCTTATGCCATTGATCGTGTTCTGGCGTCTCTGCCGGAAAAAGCGGACACGGATGAGTTTGAAGCCGATGAACATCCGGGGATTCGGGTGGCCGTTATCGGACGGCCGAATGTCGGAAAATCGACTCTGATCAATCGTATGATCGGTGAAGAGCGGGTGGTTGCCTTTGATATGCCGGGAACCACTCGAGACAGTATTTTTGTTCCCTTCAAGCGGGATGAGCAGGATTATACGCTGATTGATACCGCCGGTGTCCGCCGGCGGAAAAACATTAAAGAAAAAATCGAAAAGTTCAGTATCGTTAAGGCGATGGAGGCGATGGAAGCTTCGCACGTCGTGATATTGGTGATTGATGGTTCCGAAGGTTTGACCGATCAGGATTTGACACTGTTGGGCTTGGCGATTGAATCCGGCCGCGGATTGGTTCTGGCGATCAATAAGTGGGATAATCTCAGTAGCGATCAGCGGCAATGGGTCAAAAACGAACTGAGTTTCCGTCTGCAATTCGCCGATTATGCCAAGCAGCATTTGATTTCCGCTTTGCACGGAACCGGGGTTGGAGATCTGTTTAAAACGATTCAGGCCGTTCACAGTGCCGCTTTTAAACGTGTCAGTACCTCGGATTTGAATCGTGTGCTGGAACAGGCTGTGCTGGAGCATCAGCCACCTCTGATTGGCGGTCGAAGAGTAAAATTACGCTATGCGCATCTCGGTGGTTTGAACCCGCCGCGAGTGATTGTGCATGGCAACCAGGTCGATAAGTTGCCGCAGGCTTACAGCAAATACCTGATCAATGTGTTCCGTAAAGCATTCAAGTGGATTGGAACGCCGGTCAGCGTTGAATTCAAGGCTTCTGAAAACCCGTTTGAGGGGCGAAAAAATAAACAGAAGTCGCGCACGGCAAATAAAAAAGATGAATCCGCTTTCGGCGCGATGAAAAAAATCAAAAAGAAAAAGCAGCCCAAACGTCGTCAGTGA
- a CDS encoding DUF3683 domain-containing protein, whose protein sequence is MSPNPTKRIREIPYNYTSFSDKEIVLRFLGESCWQTIGSLRECRNTGRSARMLFEVLGDMWVISRNPYIQNDLIENPKRRAALVEALYHRLKAVQGRLNGNSEAEKLLNAVRKAVDEFAEWFPEQVKLRGKVSRRFKKITRDDNVDFSGLARVSHATDATDWRVELPLVVLHPDTEEETVEMVQACIDLGLTIIPRGGGTGYTGGAIPLHQHTAVINTEKLEFMSLVEHVELPMIGKVPTIRTGAGVVTRRVSERAEAFGYTFAVDPTSQDASTVGGNISMNAGGKKAVLWGTTLDNLASWRMVTPDAKWLEVERINHNLGKLQDQQTVVFEIRRYEKDGTTQIGRSERLKIPGSAFRQAGLGKDVTDKFLSGLPGIQKEGCDGLITSSRFIVHRMPSHTRTVCLEFFGTDLSLAVPAIVEIIDYVESKKAQGILLAGLEHLDERYIRAVKYNTKADRNELPKMILLADICGENGFEVAKTCTEIVEKANKRDAEGFIAVSEEARKRFWLDRSRTAAISAHTNAFKVNEDVVIPLERLNEYNSEIEKINIEMSIGNKLEILNAFQEYFRGDIPEFTQEDDFEDVQGPTDFFKGKVERALIRLQSVEERWKALLANLDEPAVSHLELVPELDQTKLREGDTILNLFLRREIKVSYRKEVKHFLTDKFMGHDFEPMLLRLDQIHAELRNARLFVALHMHAGDGNIHTNIPVHSGNYEMVQLADKVVDRIMEIAHRLGGVISGEHGIGLTKFQYLEQAKIEAFVKYKNDVDPEGHFNRGKLLPGSGLQNAYTPSLSLVQQEAIILEASELDELNNDIKDCLRCGKCKPVCQTHIPRANLLYSPRNKILATGQVIEAFLYEEQTRRGISLQHFEAMNDVADHCTTCHKCEAPCPVNIDFGDVSIRMRNILTNMGQKRFSITTKMALWFLNTKKPSSVNFLRKAMIGWSSVFITLGHRIAKAFGLVKSSSAEIPARTSKIAPVQQQVINFVRKPLNTGPNQPTMRALLGLEESNMVPIISRPEYVNDDSDAVFYFPGCGSERLFSDIGLATIAMLAEAGAQTVLPPGYLCCGYPQTAAGQADKGAQITAENRALFHRVANTLNYMDIKTVIVSCGTCMDQLLKYEFGKIFPGCRLLDIHEYLQEKGMSVESAAGVKYLYHAPCHDPMKVMDGTQVTKDLLKTDEVQLSDRCCSEAGTLATARPDISTQLRFRKAMELKQGIKDLTGEERAKKGNVKVLTSCPACQQGLNRYEDETGLKTDYIVVELAKQRMGEDWKLQFTRRLKESGVEKVLL, encoded by the coding sequence ATGAGTCCAAATCCGACCAAACGTATTCGTGAAATCCCCTATAACTACACCTCTTTTTCCGATAAAGAGATCGTGTTGAGATTTTTGGGCGAGTCGTGCTGGCAAACGATCGGGTCGTTGCGGGAGTGTCGGAATACCGGACGTTCGGCGCGTATGCTGTTTGAAGTTCTTGGGGATATGTGGGTCATCAGTCGCAATCCCTATATTCAGAATGATCTGATCGAGAACCCGAAGCGACGTGCTGCACTGGTTGAAGCGCTTTACCATCGTTTAAAAGCGGTTCAAGGGCGTTTGAACGGGAACAGTGAAGCGGAAAAACTCCTGAATGCGGTTCGCAAGGCGGTCGATGAGTTCGCCGAATGGTTCCCTGAGCAGGTCAAGTTGCGCGGAAAAGTCAGCCGCCGATTCAAAAAAATCACCCGTGACGATAACGTTGATTTCAGCGGGCTGGCGCGTGTTTCGCATGCGACCGATGCCACCGACTGGCGAGTTGAATTGCCGTTGGTAGTTTTGCATCCGGATACCGAGGAAGAAACCGTTGAGATGGTGCAGGCCTGTATTGACTTGGGGCTGACCATTATTCCTCGTGGCGGCGGAACCGGTTATACGGGTGGTGCGATTCCGTTGCATCAGCATACGGCGGTGATCAACACCGAAAAATTGGAATTTATGAGTCTGGTCGAACACGTCGAGTTACCGATGATCGGGAAGGTACCAACCATCCGAACCGGTGCCGGTGTGGTGACCCGTCGTGTTTCCGAACGCGCCGAAGCTTTTGGGTATACGTTTGCTGTAGACCCGACATCACAGGATGCTTCTACCGTCGGTGGAAATATTTCCATGAATGCCGGAGGAAAAAAAGCCGTTCTGTGGGGAACGACACTGGATAATCTGGCTTCCTGGAGAATGGTGACTCCGGATGCGAAGTGGCTGGAAGTCGAGCGCATCAATCATAACCTCGGAAAACTGCAGGATCAGCAGACGGTCGTTTTTGAAATTCGTCGTTACGAAAAAGATGGTACGACTCAGATCGGCAGAAGCGAACGTTTGAAAATTCCGGGATCGGCATTCCGTCAAGCCGGTTTGGGGAAAGATGTTACCGATAAGTTCCTCAGCGGCTTGCCAGGGATTCAGAAAGAAGGCTGTGATGGTTTGATCACCTCATCGCGCTTTATCGTACATCGCATGCCAAGCCACACTCGTACTGTCTGTCTGGAATTCTTCGGTACGGATCTGAGTCTGGCGGTGCCGGCGATTGTCGAAATCATCGATTACGTCGAGTCGAAAAAGGCTCAGGGAATTCTTCTTGCCGGTTTGGAACATCTGGATGAACGCTATATTCGTGCGGTCAAATACAATACCAAGGCGGATCGAAATGAATTGCCGAAGATGATTCTGTTGGCGGATATCTGTGGCGAGAACGGTTTTGAGGTTGCGAAAACCTGTACCGAAATTGTCGAGAAGGCGAACAAGCGTGACGCGGAAGGTTTCATTGCGGTGAGCGAGGAAGCTCGTAAACGTTTCTGGTTGGATCGTTCGCGTACGGCGGCGATTTCCGCGCATACCAATGCCTTTAAAGTCAATGAAGATGTGGTGATCCCGCTGGAGCGTTTGAACGAGTACAACAGCGAAATTGAGAAAATCAATATTGAGATGTCGATCGGTAATAAGCTGGAAATTCTCAATGCCTTTCAAGAGTATTTCCGCGGTGATATTCCGGAGTTTACTCAGGAAGATGATTTCGAAGACGTTCAGGGGCCGACGGATTTCTTCAAAGGCAAAGTTGAGCGTGCATTAATTCGTTTACAGTCCGTTGAAGAGCGTTGGAAGGCACTTCTGGCTAATCTTGATGAACCCGCTGTCAGCCACCTTGAACTGGTTCCGGAATTGGATCAGACAAAACTTCGTGAAGGGGATACGATTTTAAATCTGTTCCTGCGTCGTGAAATCAAAGTCTCCTATCGCAAAGAGGTGAAACATTTCTTGACCGATAAGTTTATGGGACACGATTTCGAGCCGATGTTGCTGCGTTTGGATCAGATTCATGCCGAATTGCGTAACGCGCGTCTGTTTGTTGCATTGCACATGCATGCCGGAGACGGGAATATTCACACCAATATCCCGGTTCATTCCGGTAACTATGAGATGGTACAGCTGGCAGATAAGGTGGTTGATCGGATTATGGAGATTGCCCATCGTCTCGGCGGGGTTATTTCCGGTGAGCATGGTATCGGGCTGACCAAGTTCCAGTACCTGGAGCAGGCGAAAATCGAAGCCTTCGTTAAATACAAAAACGATGTGGATCCAGAAGGGCATTTCAACCGTGGGAAATTGTTACCCGGCTCTGGATTACAGAATGCTTATACGCCGTCTTTGAGTCTGGTGCAGCAGGAAGCGATTATTCTGGAAGCCAGTGAGCTGGATGAGTTGAATAACGACATCAAAGACTGTTTGCGTTGCGGTAAATGTAAGCCGGTGTGTCAGACGCATATTCCGCGTGCGAATCTGTTGTATTCGCCGCGTAACAAGATTCTGGCTACCGGGCAGGTTATTGAAGCTTTCCTGTATGAAGAGCAGACGCGTCGCGGCATTTCTCTTCAGCACTTTGAAGCCATGAACGATGTGGCCGATCATTGTACGACTTGTCACAAGTGTGAAGCGCCGTGTCCTGTGAACATCGATTTTGGAGATGTTTCGATCCGCATGCGTAATATTTTGACGAATATGGGGCAAAAACGTTTCTCGATCACCACTAAAATGGCTTTGTGGTTCTTGAATACCAAAAAGCCGTCCAGTGTCAATTTCCTGCGCAAGGCGATGATCGGTTGGAGTTCGGTCTTTATTACGCTGGGGCATAGAATCGCAAAAGCATTCGGTTTGGTGAAAAGTTCTTCAGCGGAAATTCCGGCACGTACCTCGAAAATCGCACCGGTTCAACAGCAGGTGATCAACTTTGTTCGCAAGCCGTTGAATACCGGCCCGAATCAGCCGACCATGCGTGCTTTACTCGGGTTGGAAGAGAGTAATATGGTTCCGATCATCAGCCGACCGGAGTATGTCAATGACGATTCCGATGCCGTCTTCTATTTCCCCGGTTGCGGTTCGGAGAGATTGTTCAGCGATATCGGGCTGGCAACCATCGCCATGCTGGCGGAGGCCGGTGCGCAAACGGTATTGCCTCCCGGATACTTATGTTGCGGTTATCCGCAGACGGCAGCCGGACAAGCCGATAAAGGTGCGCAGATAACGGCAGAAAACCGAGCCTTGTTCCACCGGGTGGCCAACACCTTGAACTATATGGATATTAAAACGGTCATTGTGTCGTGTGGTACCTGTATGGATCAACTTTTAAAGTATGAGTTCGGTAAAATATTCCCGGGTTGCCGTCTTTTGGATATTCACGAGTATCTGCAGGAAAAAGGTATGTCGGTCGAGAGTGCAGCAGGAGTGAAGTATCTGTACCACGCTCCATGTCACGATCCGATGAAGGTGATGGATGGAACTCAGGTGACCAAGGATCTCTTGAAAACCGATGAAGTTCAATTGTCCGACCGCTGTTGTTCTGAAGCGGGAACTCTGGCGACGGCTCGTCCGGATATTTCCACTCAGCTGCGTTTCCGTAAAGCGATGGAACTGAAACAGGGAATTAAGGATCTAACCGGTGAAGAACGGGCGAAGAAGGGGAACGTGAAGGTGCTGACCTCTTGTCCGGCCTGTCAACAGGGGTTGAATCGTTATGAAGATGAGACCGGTTTGAAAACCGACTACATTGTGGTTGAATTGGCCAAGCAGCGCATGGGTGAAGATTGGAAGTTGCAATTTACCCGGCGTTTAAAAGAGAGCGGCGTCGAGAAAGTGCTGCTTTAA
- a CDS encoding cytochrome c, translating to MKKFIIATLSAGVMFSASFGAQAAPAKAATCVGCHGADGNSVVPNFPKLAGQHASYLEKQLKDFRDGFRKDATMAAFAKGLTDAEIKELSAFYAAQAPK from the coding sequence ATGAAAAAATTCATCATTGCGACTCTTTCCGCAGGCGTTATGTTCAGCGCATCCTTTGGAGCCCAGGCTGCTCCGGCCAAAGCGGCAACTTGTGTAGGCTGTCATGGTGCGGACGGTAACAGCGTCGTTCCTAATTTTCCGAAGCTGGCAGGTCAGCACGCTTCCTACCTTGAAAAGCAATTAAAGGACTTCCGTGACGGTTTCCGCAAAGATGCGACCATGGCGGCTTTTGCCAAGGGCTTGACCGATGCTGAAATTAAGGAGCTATCGGCTTTCTATGCCGCTCAGGCACCGAAATAA
- a CDS encoding c-type cytochrome codes for MKKTIIALAAAGIVSFGAAAQAGDAAAGQAAFGTCVGCHGGAAEGGVGPKLAGQNPADVVSKLKKYKAGEQVGPMTSMMAPMAAGLSDADMENIAAYVAGL; via the coding sequence ATGAAAAAAACAATTATCGCTCTAGCTGCGGCTGGGATCGTTTCTTTTGGTGCAGCTGCTCAAGCGGGTGACGCTGCTGCAGGTCAAGCGGCTTTCGGAACTTGTGTAGGTTGTCACGGTGGTGCCGCTGAAGGTGGTGTTGGACCTAAACTAGCGGGTCAAAACCCTGCTGATGTTGTTAGCAAGCTTAAAAAATACAAAGCTGGTGAGCAAGTTGGTCCTATGACTTCTATGATGGCTCCAATGGCTGCTGGTCTTTCTGACGCAGACATGGAAAACATCGCTGCTTACGTTGCTGGCCTGTAA